From Azospirillum sp. TSA2s, a single genomic window includes:
- a CDS encoding (2Fe-2S)-binding protein, with translation MPPPEAMDVTLTINGSRKTLRVAPWTSLLDALRLHLDMTGTKKGCDHGQCGACTVLVDGRRINSCLTLAVMAEGRTVTTIEGLASGDALHPLQEAFVEHDAFQCGYCTPGQICSAVGMLEEGHARTDDDIRELMSGNLCRCGAYPNIVAAIRQVMDAQKDGGTP, from the coding sequence GTGCCTCCTCCCGAAGCGATGGACGTCACCCTGACCATCAACGGCAGCCGCAAGACCCTGCGCGTCGCCCCCTGGACCAGCCTGCTCGACGCGCTGCGCCTGCATCTCGACATGACCGGGACCAAGAAGGGCTGCGACCATGGCCAATGCGGCGCCTGCACCGTTCTGGTGGACGGCCGCCGCATCAACTCCTGCCTGACCCTGGCGGTGATGGCGGAGGGGCGGACCGTCACCACCATCGAGGGGCTGGCCAGCGGCGACGCGCTCCACCCGCTGCAGGAGGCCTTCGTCGAGCATGACGCCTTCCAGTGCGGCTACTGCACGCCCGGCCAGATCTGCTCCGCCGTCGGCATGCTGGAGGAGGGCCACGCCAGGACCGACGACGACATCCGCGAACTGATGAGCGGCAACCTGTGCCGCTGCGGCGCCTATCCCAACATCGTCGCCGCCATCCGTCAGGTCATGGACGCGCAGAAGGACGGAGGCACGCCATGA
- a CDS encoding xanthine dehydrogenase family protein subunit M has translation MRAFSYHRPDSVDAALRGVAGQSGTTTEAAVKFVAGGTNLLDLMKADVMRPERLVDISRLNLDRIEEVDGGGLRLGALARNADTAHDARVQARYPMLSKAILAGASAQLRNMATNGGNLLQRTRCYYFYDTGTPCNKREPGTGCGALTGVNRIHAILGASDHCIAVHPSDMCVALAALEAVVRVTGSRGERTIPFADFHRLPGDTPHIDSTLAADELITAIDLPAQGFAKHSTYLKVRDRASYAFALVSVAAALELDGQTVRTARLALGGVAHKPWRDPAAEAELAGKPASLESFREAARVLLRGAKGHSHNAFKIGLAERAIVRALAEAAGVEHP, from the coding sequence ATGAGGGCCTTCTCCTACCACCGTCCCGACAGCGTCGACGCGGCGCTCCGCGGCGTCGCCGGCCAGTCCGGCACAACGACCGAGGCGGCGGTGAAGTTCGTCGCCGGCGGCACCAACCTGCTCGACCTGATGAAGGCCGACGTGATGCGGCCGGAGCGGCTGGTCGACATCTCCCGCCTCAACCTCGACAGGATCGAAGAGGTGGACGGCGGCGGCCTGCGTCTCGGCGCACTCGCCCGCAATGCCGACACCGCCCATGACGCGCGGGTGCAGGCGCGCTACCCGATGCTGTCGAAGGCGATCCTGGCCGGGGCGTCTGCACAGCTGCGCAACATGGCGACGAATGGCGGCAACCTGCTGCAGCGCACGCGCTGCTATTACTTCTACGATACCGGCACGCCCTGCAACAAACGGGAGCCGGGGACCGGCTGCGGCGCGCTCACCGGCGTCAACCGCATCCACGCCATCCTGGGCGCCAGCGACCATTGCATCGCCGTCCACCCGTCGGACATGTGCGTCGCCCTTGCCGCTCTTGAAGCGGTCGTCCGCGTCACTGGGTCGAGGGGCGAGCGCACCATCCCCTTCGCCGACTTCCACCGCCTGCCCGGCGACACCCCGCACATCGACAGCACTTTGGCCGCCGACGAACTCATCACCGCCATCGACCTGCCGGCCCAGGGCTTCGCCAAGCACTCGACCTACCTGAAGGTCCGCGACCGCGCCTCCTACGCCTTCGCGCTGGTGTCGGTGGCCGCCGCGCTGGAACTGGACGGCCAGACCGTCCGCACCGCCCGCCTCGCGCTCGGCGGCGTCGCCCACAAGCCCTGGCGCGACCCGGCGGCCGAAGCCGAACTGGCCGGCAAGCCCGCCTCGCTGGAAAGCTTCCGCGAGGCGGCGCGCGTCCTGCTGCGCGGGGCCAAGGGCCATTCGCATAACGCCTTCAAGATCGGACTTGCCGAGCGCGCCATCGTCCGGGCGCTGGCCGAAGCCGCCGGAGTGGAGCACCCATGA
- a CDS encoding xanthine dehydrogenase family protein molybdopterin-binding subunit yields the protein MIAKPTIPDPLDRPGSQIGKPVSRVDGRLKVTGGAKYAAEFNTPGLAHGYIVSSAIARGRILGIDTAKALALPGVFQVFTHLNRPSLPWFDRKWKDDDAPKGSPFRPLYDATIHHALQPVALVVAESFELARYAARLIHVTYEADEHQTDLHAASTSAFTPGKDKGGFQPPPKPRGDADKALAEAEVSIDLNFTQAVEHHNPMEMHASTVIYHNDGTLTVHDKTQGPINTQTYVCNVFDLSKDAVRVISPFVGGAFGSGLRPQHQLFMAVLAATTLKRSVRVELTRPQMFSFGHRPETLQRVALGAKKDGTLTAIIHEAVQESSQTENYVEVVVNWSGQQYACDNVRLDYKLARMDTHTPLDQRAPGAATGVPALEIAMDELAAKLGIDPLELRLKNYTEVDPNTGKPFSSKELRACFQQGAERFGWHKRTHAPRSMREGRQLIGWGMATGVWDAMQGQAAASARLGIDGRLTVGSATADIGPGTYTAMTQIAADILGLPIDRVSFQLGDTNLPMAPLEGGSWTVSSVGSAVKAVCDRLRDKLAGLAVGLNDGPLKGLKADDLTFADGCLIAKSDPSWRMSITEVMRANDLLVLEDEARSIPNYKSQMQHALGTHSAIFAEVRVDEDLGTVQVTRVVSAVAAGRIINPKTARSQVLGAVVWGIGMALEEETMTDQRLGRFMNHDFAEYHIPVNADVHDIDVIFVEEHDDIVNPLGAKGVGEIGIVGVPAAIANAIHHATGKRLCDLPITVDKILASDS from the coding sequence ATGATCGCCAAACCGACCATCCCCGATCCTCTGGACCGCCCCGGTTCGCAGATCGGCAAGCCCGTCAGCCGCGTCGACGGCCGGCTGAAGGTGACCGGCGGCGCCAAATACGCGGCGGAGTTCAACACCCCCGGACTCGCCCACGGCTACATCGTCTCCAGCGCCATCGCCCGTGGCCGCATCCTCGGCATCGACACCGCCAAGGCGCTGGCCCTGCCCGGCGTGTTCCAGGTCTTCACCCACCTGAACCGGCCGAGCCTCCCCTGGTTCGACCGCAAGTGGAAGGACGACGACGCGCCGAAGGGTTCTCCCTTCCGCCCGCTCTACGACGCGACCATCCACCATGCGCTCCAGCCCGTCGCGCTGGTGGTGGCGGAGAGCTTCGAACTGGCGCGCTACGCCGCCCGCCTGATCCACGTCACCTATGAGGCCGACGAGCACCAGACCGACCTGCATGCGGCCAGTACCAGCGCCTTCACCCCCGGCAAGGACAAGGGCGGCTTCCAGCCCCCGCCCAAGCCGCGCGGCGACGCCGACAAGGCGCTGGCCGAGGCGGAGGTCAGCATCGACCTCAACTTCACCCAGGCGGTCGAGCATCACAACCCGATGGAGATGCACGCCTCCACCGTCATCTACCACAATGACGGCACGCTGACCGTCCACGACAAGACGCAGGGGCCGATCAACACCCAGACCTATGTCTGCAACGTCTTCGACCTGTCGAAGGACGCGGTGCGGGTGATCTCCCCCTTCGTCGGCGGCGCCTTCGGCTCCGGCCTGCGTCCGCAGCACCAGCTGTTCATGGCGGTGCTGGCGGCGACCACGCTGAAGCGCTCCGTCCGGGTGGAGTTGACGCGCCCGCAGATGTTCAGCTTCGGCCACCGCCCGGAAACCCTCCAGCGCGTGGCGCTCGGCGCGAAGAAGGACGGCACCCTCACCGCCATCATCCACGAGGCGGTGCAGGAATCCTCGCAGACCGAGAATTACGTCGAGGTCGTGGTCAACTGGTCTGGCCAGCAATACGCCTGCGACAATGTCCGGCTCGACTACAAGCTGGCGCGCATGGACACCCACACCCCGCTCGACCAGCGCGCCCCCGGCGCCGCCACCGGCGTCCCGGCGCTGGAGATCGCCATGGACGAGCTGGCGGCCAAGCTGGGCATAGACCCGCTGGAGCTGCGGCTGAAGAACTACACCGAGGTCGATCCCAACACCGGAAAGCCCTTCTCCAGCAAGGAGCTGCGCGCCTGCTTCCAACAGGGCGCCGAGCGCTTCGGCTGGCACAAGCGCACCCATGCCCCGCGGTCGATGCGCGAGGGGCGCCAGTTGATCGGCTGGGGCATGGCGACCGGCGTGTGGGACGCCATGCAGGGTCAGGCTGCGGCCTCCGCCCGGCTCGGCATCGACGGCAGGCTGACGGTCGGCAGCGCCACCGCCGACATCGGTCCCGGCACCTACACGGCGATGACCCAGATCGCCGCCGACATCCTGGGATTGCCCATCGACAGGGTGTCCTTCCAGCTCGGCGACACCAACCTGCCGATGGCGCCGCTGGAAGGCGGCTCCTGGACGGTGTCCTCGGTCGGCTCGGCGGTGAAGGCGGTGTGCGACCGGCTGCGCGACAAGCTGGCCGGCCTCGCGGTCGGGCTGAACGACGGTCCGCTGAAGGGGTTGAAGGCCGACGACCTGACCTTCGCCGACGGCTGCCTGATCGCCAAATCCGACCCGTCCTGGCGCATGTCGATCACCGAGGTAATGCGCGCCAACGACCTGCTGGTGCTGGAGGACGAGGCGCGCTCGATCCCCAATTACAAGTCGCAGATGCAGCACGCGCTCGGCACCCACTCCGCAATCTTCGCGGAGGTGCGGGTGGACGAGGATCTCGGCACCGTGCAGGTGACCCGCGTGGTCAGTGCGGTGGCCGCCGGCCGCATCATCAACCCCAAGACGGCGCGCAGCCAGGTTCTGGGCGCGGTGGTGTGGGGCATCGGCATGGCGCTGGAGGAGGAGACGATGACCGACCAGCGCCTCGGCCGCTTCATGAACCACGATTTCGCCGAGTACCACATCCCGGTGAACGCCGACGTCCACGACATCGACGTCATCTTCGTCGAGGAGCATGACGACATCGTCAACCCGCTGGGCGCCAAGGGTGTCGGCGAAATCGGCATCGTCGGCGTCCCCGCCGCCATCGCCAACGCCATCCACCACGCGACCGGCAAACGCCTCTGCGACCTGCCGATCACGGTGGATAAGATTTTGGCGAGCGATTCTTAA
- a CDS encoding IS4 family transposase, which yields MPFQASGFLRLVEPLDRRAVNRIVVRHRGNHGVGTGDKGWTCQRHLKAMLFAQFAGLKSLREIAEGLAAQPAGLYHTGLRPVSKSTLSDASAARPAAVFREIADLVMGGLARSVRQESRELVRLIDGSPIMLRDRRFNWAEADSRCRGLKLHLAYDPRAATPVHFAVETPKLSEIKVARRLPFVAGTTYVFDKGYTDYCWWHEITMAGALFVTRLKSNARRRVERSVEAVGDNIEADRRVKIGHRKPRGGATNPLYDTELREVVVARPDKEPLHLITNDLDRSAQEIANLYKERWQIELFFKWIKQNLKLKTFFGRSENAVRIQIYTALIAFCLLRLFQNTYAKNHVGGAKALKVRLKVALFEPFNTTNRCPTRPRPPQKRPPDRQLSLKLAEP from the coding sequence GTGCCGTTCCAAGCTAGCGGATTTTTGCGCCTTGTGGAACCTCTGGACCGTCGTGCGGTGAACAGGATTGTCGTGCGGCACCGGGGCAATCATGGGGTCGGGACGGGGGACAAGGGCTGGACGTGCCAGCGGCACCTCAAGGCGATGCTTTTCGCCCAGTTCGCCGGGCTGAAGAGCCTTCGCGAGATTGCGGAGGGCTTGGCGGCCCAGCCGGCGGGCCTGTACCACACCGGCCTGCGTCCGGTGAGCAAGAGCACGCTCAGCGATGCCTCGGCGGCACGGCCTGCGGCGGTGTTCCGGGAGATTGCCGATCTAGTCATGGGCGGCTTGGCCCGATCGGTGCGTCAGGAAAGTCGGGAGTTGGTGCGGCTGATCGACGGCTCTCCGATCATGTTGCGGGACCGCCGCTTCAACTGGGCCGAAGCTGATTCTCGCTGCCGTGGCCTGAAGCTGCATCTGGCCTACGATCCGCGGGCGGCCACGCCGGTCCATTTTGCCGTGGAAACGCCTAAGCTTAGCGAAATCAAGGTCGCGCGGCGTCTGCCGTTCGTTGCCGGGACCACCTACGTCTTCGACAAGGGATACACGGATTATTGCTGGTGGCATGAGATCACCATGGCAGGGGCGCTGTTCGTGACCCGGCTGAAGAGCAATGCCCGCCGCCGGGTGGAGCGAAGCGTCGAGGCGGTTGGCGACAACATCGAAGCGGACCGCCGGGTGAAGATCGGCCACAGGAAGCCACGTGGCGGCGCGACCAACCCGCTCTATGACACCGAACTTCGTGAAGTGGTGGTGGCGCGCCCGGATAAGGAGCCACTCCATCTGATCACCAATGATCTTGACCGGTCTGCCCAGGAGATCGCCAATCTCTATAAGGAACGCTGGCAGATTGAGTTGTTCTTCAAGTGGATCAAACAGAACCTCAAGCTGAAGACATTCTTCGGTCGCTCAGAGAATGCCGTCAGAATTCAGATCTACACGGCATTGATTGCCTTCTGCTTGTTGCGGCTATTCCAGAACACCTACGCCAAAAACCACGTTGGCGGTGCGAAGGCCCTCAAGGTCAGGCTCAAGGTTGCACTCTTCGAACCTTTCAACACCACCAATCGCTGTCCGACAAGGCCACGGCCACCGCAAAAACGACCGCCAGACCGCCAACTCAGCCTCAAACTGGCCGAGCCCTGA
- a CDS encoding sensor histidine kinase, translated as MAVSPAERRERVPSLRRRLLTRLLVPLGALAVGLGVGGSALIHGFVQSTHDRLLAGSTLAIAERLAVDDENGEVTVDLPAVAFGMLESQARDSIYYNVAHEGGVITGYLDLPLPDISKMPTNVTVFRDATYRGHAVRVAAQIRRLYGVPQPVLVQVAETTAGRRAVEVDLLLWLTLLEVALVGGSGLLVWGAVGRGLAPLGRLRRVIDSRSARGGMALVPLPLAVVPVEVLPLVIAINGLLARLDQSIGTMRRFTADASHQLRTPLAVLRTHLALLRRFGTDSAEGRAALDDVEGAVKRLERLLVQLLALARADEDAPAIPAAPEVTDLRQVAMEVAAEQVPAALAQDVEVRFEAPEDGDAGLRAVGNPVLVGELLGNLLDNAIRYNRPGGTVTVRVGPGLGSGPVLEVEDDGPGIPEAERERVFERFYRLDRPGEPPRTGSGLGLAIVRALADRLGAAVRLDAGQDGRGLKVTVILRAAEGGHTP; from the coding sequence ATGGCGGTGTCGCCGGCGGAACGGCGGGAGCGCGTGCCGTCGCTGCGGCGCCGGCTGCTGACCCGGCTGCTGGTGCCGCTGGGGGCGCTGGCGGTCGGGCTGGGCGTCGGCGGATCGGCGCTGATCCATGGCTTCGTCCAGTCCACCCATGACCGGCTGCTGGCCGGCTCGACGCTCGCCATCGCCGAGCGGCTGGCGGTGGACGACGAGAATGGCGAGGTGACGGTCGACCTTCCCGCCGTCGCCTTCGGCATGCTGGAGAGCCAGGCGCGCGACAGCATCTATTACAACGTCGCCCATGAAGGCGGGGTCATCACCGGTTATCTCGATCTGCCGCTGCCGGACATCTCGAAGATGCCGACCAACGTCACGGTGTTCCGCGACGCGACCTATCGCGGCCATGCGGTGCGGGTGGCGGCGCAGATCCGGCGGCTCTATGGCGTGCCGCAGCCGGTGCTGGTCCAGGTGGCGGAGACCACGGCCGGCCGGCGCGCGGTGGAGGTCGATCTGCTGCTGTGGCTGACCCTGCTGGAGGTGGCGCTGGTCGGCGGCAGCGGGCTGCTGGTGTGGGGGGCGGTCGGGCGCGGTCTGGCGCCGCTGGGGCGGCTGCGGCGGGTGATCGACAGCCGGTCGGCGCGCGGCGGGATGGCGCTGGTGCCGCTGCCGCTGGCGGTGGTGCCGGTGGAGGTGCTGCCGCTGGTGATCGCCATCAACGGGCTGCTGGCGCGGCTGGACCAGTCCATCGGCACCATGCGCCGCTTCACCGCCGACGCCTCGCACCAGTTGCGCACGCCGCTGGCGGTGCTGCGCACCCATCTGGCTCTGCTGCGCCGCTTCGGCACCGACAGCGCGGAAGGGCGCGCGGCGCTGGACGATGTCGAGGGGGCGGTGAAGCGGCTGGAACGGCTGCTGGTCCAGCTGCTTGCGCTGGCCCGCGCCGACGAGGACGCGCCGGCGATACCGGCAGCGCCGGAGGTGACCGACCTGCGGCAGGTGGCGATGGAGGTCGCCGCGGAGCAGGTGCCGGCGGCGCTGGCCCAGGATGTCGAGGTGCGATTCGAAGCACCGGAGGACGGTGACGCCGGCCTGCGGGCCGTGGGCAACCCGGTGCTGGTGGGCGAACTGCTGGGCAATTTGCTGGACAACGCCATCCGCTACAACCGGCCGGGCGGAACGGTGACGGTGCGGGTTGGCCCCGGATTGGGGAGCGGGCCTGTCCTGGAGGTGGAGGACGACGGCCCCGGCATCCCGGAGGCCGAGCGCGAGCGGGTGTTCGAGCGTTTCTATCGCCTGGACCGTCCGGGCGAGCCGCCGCGCACCGGCAGCGGGCTGGGGCTCGCCATCGTCCGCGCCCTCGCCGACCGGCTGGGGGCGGCCGTGCGGCTGGATGCCGGGCAGGACGGCCGGGGGCTGAAGGTAACGGTGATCCTGCGGGCGGCGGAGGGGGGGCATACGCCGTAA
- a CDS encoding response regulator transcription factor — MRILIVEDDAALARGLTASLKLAGYAVDHVASGEEAARLERAEPYGLVVLDLGLPDLSGFEVLTRIRRRGSTVPVMILTAREAVADRVKGLDLGADDYLLKPFDPAEFEARVRALMRRGQGTPVPELVCGALRYDRSTATVTLNGRVLDLRKRELAVLEGLITRAGKVVPKERLAGEVFGFDEPVAPNAIELYVARLRKKLEPDGPQIRTIRGLGYLMEVT, encoded by the coding sequence TTGCGCATCCTGATCGTGGAGGATGACGCGGCCCTGGCGCGCGGGCTGACCGCGTCGCTGAAGCTGGCCGGCTATGCCGTCGACCATGTCGCGTCGGGAGAAGAGGCGGCGCGGCTGGAGCGGGCTGAGCCCTATGGGCTGGTGGTGCTGGATCTGGGCCTGCCCGACCTGTCGGGGTTCGAGGTGCTGACGCGAATCCGCCGCCGCGGCTCCACCGTGCCGGTGATGATCCTGACCGCGCGCGAGGCGGTGGCCGACCGGGTGAAGGGGCTGGATCTCGGCGCCGACGATTACCTGCTGAAGCCCTTCGACCCGGCGGAGTTCGAGGCGCGGGTGCGCGCCCTGATGCGGCGCGGCCAGGGCACGCCGGTGCCGGAGCTGGTGTGCGGGGCCTTGCGCTACGACCGCTCCACCGCGACGGTGACGCTGAACGGGCGGGTGCTGGATTTGCGCAAGCGCGAGCTGGCGGTGCTGGAGGGGCTGATCACGCGAGCCGGCAAGGTGGTGCCGAAGGAGCGGCTGGCGGGGGAGGTGTTCGGCTTCGACGAGCCGGTGGCCCCCAACGCCATCGAGCTGTATGTCGCCCGGCTGCGGAAGAAGCTGGAGCCCGACGGGCCGCAGATCCGCACCATCCGCGGGCTGGGTTACCTGATGGAAGTCACATGA
- a CDS encoding ABC transporter substrate-binding protein, translating to MRTKLALLVATALTVTVSITVPAFTAGTAQAQSVPAGYDPSYAKIIEAANQEGALSIYSATDAAAVSELLKGFEALYPKIKLEYADQNSTEMYNRFISEAAANTGTTDLMWSSAMDLQMKLVNDGYAQSYTSPETKNIPDWANWKNEAFGTTAEPIVFAYNKRVVPAADVPKTHADLAKLLAEKPDAYKGKVTSYDPERSGVGFLYITQDVQASKGTWDLVKAMGQTGVKLYTSSGAMIERLTSGEHTIGYNMIGSYVFERQKKDPDSLGVVLPSDYTIVMSRIAFIPKGAKHPNAAKLFLDYLLSKDGQQAMQARYMGSIRTDLASANPTAGIPESTLRPIHVGPELLTYLDQVKRLKFLKDWQKALQGK from the coding sequence ATGCGCACCAAACTGGCCCTTCTGGTCGCGACCGCCCTGACCGTCACAGTGTCCATCACCGTTCCGGCCTTCACCGCCGGCACCGCCCAGGCGCAGTCGGTCCCCGCCGGCTACGACCCGTCCTATGCCAAGATCATCGAGGCGGCGAACCAGGAAGGCGCGCTCAGCATCTATTCCGCCACCGACGCGGCCGCCGTGTCGGAACTCCTGAAGGGGTTCGAGGCGCTCTATCCCAAGATCAAGCTGGAATACGCCGACCAGAACTCGACCGAGATGTACAACCGTTTCATCAGCGAGGCGGCGGCCAACACCGGCACCACCGACCTGATGTGGTCGTCGGCGATGGACCTGCAGATGAAGCTGGTCAACGACGGCTACGCCCAGTCCTATACGTCGCCGGAAACCAAGAACATCCCCGACTGGGCCAACTGGAAGAACGAGGCCTTCGGCACCACCGCCGAGCCGATCGTCTTCGCCTACAACAAGCGCGTCGTCCCCGCCGCCGACGTGCCGAAGACCCACGCCGACCTCGCCAAGCTTCTCGCTGAGAAGCCCGACGCCTACAAAGGCAAGGTCACCTCCTACGATCCGGAGCGCAGCGGCGTCGGCTTCCTCTACATCACCCAGGACGTGCAGGCCAGCAAGGGCACCTGGGATCTGGTGAAGGCGATGGGCCAGACCGGGGTGAAGCTCTACACCTCCTCCGGCGCGATGATCGAGCGCCTGACCTCGGGCGAGCACACCATCGGCTACAACATGATCGGCTCCTACGTCTTCGAGCGGCAGAAGAAGGACCCGGACTCGCTGGGCGTCGTGCTGCCGTCCGACTACACCATCGTGATGTCGCGCATCGCCTTCATCCCGAAGGGCGCCAAGCACCCGAACGCCGCCAAGCTGTTCCTCGACTATCTGCTGTCGAAGGACGGCCAGCAGGCGATGCAGGCCCGCTACATGGGCTCGATCCGCACTGACTTGGCGAGCGCCAACCCGACCGCCGGCATTCCGGAAAGCACGCTGCGCCCGATCCATGTCGGCCCGGAGCTGCTGACCTACCTGGATCAGGTGAAGCGCCTGAAGTTCCTGAAGGACTGGCAGAAGGCCCTGCAGGGGAAGTGA
- a CDS encoding iron ABC transporter permease — protein MNRATRIAVIVAMAIAVLAPIGLVVYQSFLDGPFFQPKISFTLSAYEFVLDDEDFFDALYNSCIIAFGMTAIAVPVGALLAFLMTRTDLPGRRWIEPVILVPMFVSSVVLAFGFVVSLGPAGFVTLWFKSTFGYVPWYLYSKWMLIVIAGLTHVPHIFLYTSSALRSLGSDVEEAARMTGAGPLRTAMTVSLPMVMPNILYSAVLVFFLGFELFGLPLVLGDPEGILVLATYLYKLTNKLGTPSYQLMAVVVVAIICIALPLVALQRFLLRAANRYVSVKGKAAAQKPVSIGVWRWPAAAMITAWLLFTVVVPLSGLVLRAFVSSWGEGVNLLDVLTLDHFRELMEFPNLTRGIVNTLLIASVGGALSVGVYTVLNLAAHRWPSGWTKLMDYLVLLPRAMPGLVAGLAIFWVFLFTPFLAPLRQTMIAIWVAYTLVWLAYGMRLVSGALLQIGPELEEAGRIVGASPGRVSRDLTIPLIKVGLFSSWLLIFVTFMREYSTGVYLLAPGTEVIGSLLVSLWGTGAVDLVTALSTINIAMIGGGLLLMSLFGKRSHG, from the coding sequence ATGAACCGCGCGACGCGCATCGCGGTGATCGTCGCCATGGCGATCGCCGTGCTGGCCCCGATCGGGCTGGTCGTTTACCAGAGCTTCCTCGACGGGCCGTTCTTCCAGCCCAAGATCTCCTTTACGCTCAGCGCCTACGAGTTCGTTCTGGACGACGAGGATTTCTTCGACGCCCTCTACAACTCCTGCATCATCGCCTTCGGCATGACCGCCATCGCGGTGCCGGTCGGCGCGCTGCTCGCCTTCCTGATGACCCGCACCGACCTGCCGGGCCGCCGCTGGATCGAGCCGGTGATCCTGGTGCCGATGTTCGTGTCGTCGGTGGTGCTGGCCTTCGGCTTCGTGGTCAGCCTCGGCCCGGCCGGCTTCGTCACGCTGTGGTTCAAAAGCACCTTCGGCTATGTCCCCTGGTATCTCTATTCCAAGTGGATGCTGATCGTCATCGCCGGCCTGACCCACGTCCCGCACATCTTCCTCTACACCTCTTCGGCGCTGCGCAGCCTCGGCTCCGACGTGGAGGAGGCGGCGCGGATGACCGGCGCCGGCCCGCTGCGCACGGCGATGACCGTCAGTCTGCCGATGGTGATGCCGAACATCCTCTACTCGGCGGTGCTGGTCTTCTTCCTGGGCTTCGAGCTGTTCGGCCTGCCGCTGGTGCTGGGCGACCCCGAAGGCATCCTGGTTCTCGCCACCTACCTCTACAAGCTGACCAACAAGCTCGGCACCCCGTCCTACCAGCTGATGGCGGTGGTCGTGGTGGCGATCATCTGCATCGCCCTGCCGCTGGTGGCCTTGCAGCGCTTCCTGTTGCGCGCCGCCAACCGCTATGTCTCGGTCAAGGGCAAGGCCGCGGCGCAGAAGCCGGTGTCGATCGGCGTCTGGCGCTGGCCGGCTGCGGCGATGATCACCGCGTGGCTTCTGTTCACCGTCGTCGTCCCACTGAGCGGCCTCGTGCTCCGTGCCTTCGTGTCGAGCTGGGGCGAGGGCGTCAACCTGCTGGACGTGCTGACGCTGGACCATTTCCGCGAGCTGATGGAGTTCCCCAACCTGACCCGCGGCATCGTCAACACGCTGCTGATCGCGTCGGTCGGCGGAGCGCTGTCGGTCGGTGTCTACACCGTCCTCAACCTCGCCGCCCACCGCTGGCCGTCGGGCTGGACGAAGCTGATGGACTATCTGGTGCTGCTGCCGCGCGCTATGCCGGGCCTCGTCGCCGGTCTGGCGATCTTCTGGGTCTTCCTGTTCACGCCCTTCCTGGCCCCGCTGCGCCAGACCATGATCGCCATCTGGGTCGCCTACACGCTGGTCTGGCTCGCCTACGGCATGCGTCTGGTCAGCGGCGCCCTGCTGCAGATCGGCCCCGAGCTTGAGGAAGCCGGCCGCATCGTCGGCGCCAGCCCCGGCCGGGTGTCGCGCGACCTGACGATCCCGCTGATCAAGGTCGGCCTGTTCTCCAGCTGGCTGCTGATCTTCGTCACCTTCATGCGCGAATATTCGACCGGCGTCTATCTGCTGGCCCCCGGCACCGAGGTGATCGGCTCGCTGCTGGTCTCGCTGTGGGGAACCGGCGCCGTCGATCTCGTCACCGCGCTGTCCACCATCAACATCGCGATGATCGGCGGCGGCCTGCTGCTGATGTCGCTCTTCGGGAAACGCTCCCATGGCTAA